Within Hydractinia symbiolongicarpus strain clone_291-10 chromosome 11, HSymV2.1, whole genome shotgun sequence, the genomic segment TAGATTATCTCCTGAGAAACATTCCACGTCCCCTCCAAACAATTCAGCTGAGAGGTACAAGCAACGGCACGCCCACTTTTGAACATCTGTGTCATCATAAACcaacaaattcagaagaatacCGTTTAACTCAGACAAAACTTTACTTTCTTGTAACAAATCCTCTACTTCGATTTTGCTAACCATATTGTCCGCAGGTTTATTCGACAGAACATTTTTCACAGCAAGTTCGATATTTCTCAACACATGCTGCAATGTATCTAACAATTGCAGCAACAATGAAGACACATTGCTTACATTAGCATCATCTTCGATACACGAAGCTACTTCCACGAATGCTGCCGAAACGTAATCAATTATTCCGTTTTTATAGGCACGCATAAAATCCACTTCGTTTTTAGAGACGAGATTATTCAAAATGCCAACAGCACATTGCAAAACAGAGCTATTTATAGCGCCTTGGTAACTGCGTAGTACGGACAGCAAGTTTTGTATTATATCGTTTTCAATTAAATCCCGGAACACATTAGGAAATTTTTCGGTAAATGCATGTAACAGTTTTAAACAATATGATGGGATCGGATGCTGATCTTGAAGAAGGTTTTGCAGCTCGGGAATAAAATGCTCCATCAATATCTATAGATAAGTAAATGAAGTTTTAAAGTACAGTGGAATCCTTTTATCTTGAACTGTCAAGGGACCGGGATATTTGATAGGGAGggacaaaaatatttgtttgagAGATAAGGAGATGTTCAGGATAGATAGTGCTCAAAATAAAGCCAATAACTACAAAAGcagaagtaaataaataaacttgatAGCAGATAAACAAAAGTAAGCTGTGAATGAACATTCCTTTTCTCACCTTGtgtaaatccatgataaaaccAGTTCTTTCTTCCTCCTCTTCATTTTCTAAACACAACGCTGAAATATCTGTAAACAACTTTAACGACAACATCCTCAAGTTTCCATCTTCACTGCTGTCAAACGATGCAAGGACAGGCAGAATATCCGTCACTACATGTGCCATGTTGGTCAGTAGAATTGGAGGATGCTGAGTAATGGATTCGATGATGGAAAACACGTTTGACGTGGCCTGCTCAGCGTGTTGTTTTGTGTTGCTGCCGGATAAATTGATTTCACCATCGTCCATCTGTTTTATTTGCTGTAAAAAACAAACGTAAACAATAGATATAGCatatgacaacaacaacaacaacaacaataacaataacaacagcagcagcaacagaaacaacgacaacgacaacaacgacaacataaaaaatacttttgctTCCCTCACCTTTAACAAACTCcctaaatgataaataaattttcgaTCAACAAATCTCTTCCGAAACACTGAACTGGTCACCATGTGAAGAACGACAGATAACAAAGGTAGATGCAACTTGAGTTGTTTTGTTTGAGCAACGTTTGGATGACGACGTCCACTAATCATGCTCAAAATGTGCAGAACACCTAAACAGTAATATgtaaacaataacatgcatcCAGGTGAGATTCGATTGTAAAAAAATCCTTCAGATAAGCAACATTGTTTTCTCAAGTTACATTGCGTATATTCcacgcacatattaaaaatccggcaaacgcgtttcGCGCAATGAACATACCAGCGCACTTTGTTCGctggtttaatatttttttctaaaagtatattacaaagagaagataaaaattctagatatatgttcaagtctgtaaattacatacatgccgggaAAATAGCCATTAttgtttttcgccgccatcagctcgactttcgtgtaagtcactaaagtcgaaaaccgacagccgttccgtagcccttTTAATACATTAAAGACCATGAGAAAATACTCCTATACTCCAATTACTAATTTTCAACAAATTTCCTAACCACCTCGTTTATTCCAACCCCCTGATTATTCAGTACGCTAGAAGTAAGATCAATTTTCAACAACTTAAAAATCATGAGCAAGCGCGTAAAAATAAACCTTAAGAAACAATTAACATTGCTACCAATCATCAGGCGACTTCACCGCCGCAATCTCCCTGACAGGTGTCAAAACAAAAGAGTGTTCAGGAAGCTCGTTAGTAGCGAAAACAAATAGAAACCACTCATATCAGGCATGTGCAGTGAGGGAAACCTACCTTCAATTATCTGTGGTTGTATGTCAACAATAGTACGCACAATCATAGCCAAACATTGATGCACATAAACCAGTAAATCACTGTGCTCTTTGCCAGCCACTTTCTTGCTGTCTCTTTCAATGAACATAATCAACCGCGATTCACAACACAGAAGCAATACATCATGCGATCGAACACACATTTCAGCAAGAAGAAGGTAGATTTTCCCGCGTAGCACAGGCGAGGCTGATTCAAGATTGTGGATAAGTTGTTGAATTAAATTATGATCTTGCGTAATCCTTTTCGCATGTATGGAACTTGATAAAAGTGCAACAAAGATAGTTACAAAGGCTTGTTGAGATTTCGGCGTACCAGAAAACAGCCCATCTTGGAATTTGTTTAAACCAGCTCGGTCTGATACATGTTGGACGACAGTCGCGCTATGCATGGAGATACGACATAAACACGATGACGCTGTCACTTTCTCGATGTCGGAAGCTGCGTGAATAAACAAATTCCAAACACCCTTGGGATAAAAAACGATTATACAATTAAAGTTTGTTTGCATTTTACTGCAAAGTTGTCGTCATTGCAAATACCTCGGTTTCCGCGGTTGAGGCCAATCTCGATTTACGGTTGGgagtaaaaatcttttttttagggATTTACTTTCGCAATTATGTCCAAGTAATATTTTTCACGGAACTTTTTTCgcagatttaaaaaaatccgTGAATTACAGCAAAAATATACAGAACAGTCTCCCTAATTAGCAGACAACACTGATGCAACTGACCGCTAATTAGTTGTTTACCTTTTGAAAAGTTGATATTTTCAGGCTTATACTCGATAAGTCGGTATATGTTTTGGTTTTTTTATAGCTGAAGTTGTTAGCAAAAGGGTGAACAGAGCAGTTGCATCATTTACATCAAGTATCTAATTATTAGAAAGAACAAAGTTCAAAAATACTCATTTTGTGTATAAAAATTGTCTGTTTATAGGAGTGTCCGGTAATTGATAGTCCGCTTCTTAGAATATATTCTATGAGAGATTCACCAGAATTCAGCCAGTGTGATAAAATCTGTCTGTTAATCAGATATATTTGCCCTTTTGAGTTAATGAGAGAGAGAATATTACTCCCAATAAAGTAGTCTCGTTTCAATTGAACCTTTATTCCAAAGAATCTATAtgataatacccgtatacgtctgtctgtctgtcacgcgaGAAGGTAACCGCAGTAGCAAGATAAACAAAATGAGGTAAATAAAGGAcaggtgaacccgtggatttatccacgggccccTGAAGTCATGATAAAGAACTCACCAGTCCAACCTCattggttaaaaactttttacaatATCTTCCAGTTGTGCTGACAATATTTTCGATGGTTTTGGCAGCGATAAGTCTTGTGACGTAATCATCTGTTTGTTGTAAACATTTGTTGATAATCGTAAACACAGCCCCTTTGAAAagataaaacaagaaaataagcGAGTCAATACTCTATGTTGAAACACCAACAACCCTGGGTACTGTCATTCTAGGTATCTTTCATTTCCAAAATGTTAATGATATTTTTCGAATGATGAAAATTGAGACAATGCCGAAAAAGACGACACATCAAAAGGAGTAACAAGTCAagtagttaaaaaatttaaggtaAGGTTTACCatcaacataaaactgaaaataaattgGGAGGTTTGTATCTTTTTTagctaaatttgtaattttaaCAACTTTGATTTTCACTTAAGTTCTTACTTTAGTGTATGCACTTACACTTTTCATACCTCGAGTATCCGTACCTGGGATACCAATACGAACTTTCGAAAATGAACTGAACCAAGACTGCGAGTTTTTGTTTCCATGGTTACCAGCATTCTCAGTCCGTCTTCGGTTCGTTTTATAAAGAATTCGCACAAAAAAATGCCACATAGTTAAAACAAAACAGATCATTTACTTTTGCATGAGCTGCAGGCACAACTGATGATAAAGAATATCTCCTTCTTTCAGAAATAAACACAAAAGATCATCAGTACCTTGATTGCCCAAACCTTAAATACCAATAACTCGATTACTTGTACCTTGACTACTCTAACAACATGTGGTATGATGGAGAAATAAGGAGATATACACCACTAGTTCATTTGCCTTCGTTCACTTAATAATTCAATATGCAAAGCGTTTCCATGCTCTCTCTCGAAGCTATAATTTACGTTAGTGGTTGTTCAATatacatatgtatatatatatatacctgaaGGCTCCCAGTTTTGCAATACCCTATCTTCACTTTCTTCTTGAGTAGCAGCATAAAAAAGAAACTCTCCTATTGCAGGTAAGAGAGACTGTTTCAGATGACTGTTGCGAAAGTTTTGTTTGATTTGATCAGCTACCACAGAAAATACTTCAGCCATGTTAAATGATGGAGATATGTACGTCACGCAGCTAGCTATAACACCTAAAACTCTACCTGGAAAGAAAATTATTCATACAT encodes:
- the LOC130614568 gene encoding serine/threonine-protein kinase ULK4-like, whose product is MENFVLYDEIGSGNQRTVYKGRRKGTIEYVAIHCIEKNKRQQIQNNVRICHELEHKHVVQFYEWYETSNHLWLVVELCTGGSLQNVLKEDSYLPEDTVKQFGKDIVAGLAYLHSLDIIYSDLRPSKILLDGDGTLKYSNFSLARVQGQADILDQFTDSLTGENETPGSPFYMAPEVLKGEVCSKESDLWSLGIVLYEMFTGDTPFKARLFEKMCEEVFEAKITYPMQGQNGTYKKASENLYMLIQGLLQKESGQRIDWLELCLHPFWDGELSYLADSFENMRTSRSVLSDTSVVSQDETPEERSAPGVNNRPETVPKVNFTKNLQTRSLHVPDEKTSVISSVKSERDESKQAWQGGTYKIERGLAVMDLTESTPTTTEESNDISYSKARETPQLLQRNTEMELNQSTGSTADVLQRVDGMNLSVIDLLYHTSDLIVTPIAENTKLRKIPPLKWEASSLGFLSLNLDKIGDYSREEINKQLTLLFATYSQPAKNSAQSKSGLRQKMNILAYLNTLSKVEDVSNAIIEENHIQHLLSDLKMSGQFDLKTRTGRVLGVIASCVTYISPSFNMAEVFSVVADQIKQNFRNSHLKQSLLPAIGEFLFYAATQEESEDRVLQNWEPSGAVFTIINKCLQQTDDYVTRLIAAKTIENIVSTTGRYCKKFLTNEVGLGVWNLFIHAASDIEKVTASSCLCRISMHSATVVQHVSDRAGLNKFQDGLFSGTPKSQQAFVTIFVALLSSSIHAKRITQDHNLIQQLIHNLESASPVLRGKIYLLLAEMCVRSHDVLLLCCESRLIMFIERDSKKVAGKEHSDLLVYVHQCLAMIVRTIVDIQPQIIEGVLHILSMISGRRHPNVAQTKQLKLHLPLLSVVLHMVTSSVFRKRFVDRKFIYHLGSLLKQIKQMDDGEINLSGSNTKQHAEQATSNVFSIIESITQHPPILLTNMAHVVTDILPVLASFDSSEDGNLRMLSLKLFTDISALCLENEEEEERTGFIMDLHKILMEHFIPELQNLLQDQHPIPSYCLKLLHAFTEKFPNVFRDLIENDIIQNLLSVLRSYQGAINSSVLQCAVGILNNLVSKNEVDFMRAYKNGIIDYVSAAFVEVASCIEDDANVSNVSSLLLQLLDTLQHVLRNIELAVKNVLSNKPADNMVSKIEVEDLLQESKVLSELNGILLNLLVYDDTDVQKWACRCLYLSAELFGGDVECFSGDNLQCVCQYLKQSTGKQQKVMLRILKRLVTCNDDIKTIFSGSKELTQMLSQLANVNSDETDEKGVKIISRELLELIKL